The Winslowiella toletana region TCCCGGCGTGGCTTCGGTGATTCGGGCGTTAACTTTTAACGGTATCGCGACCACTCAGGTAGAAAACCGACCAACAACCGAACTGCAGAGCGGCGCGGAAGAGGATACAGAAGCACCAGCCCTCGGTGATGAAGTGGCAGAAAAAGCGCTGCAACCGGCAGTGCGCACTGCGATTGAAAACGAGATGGTGGTCATTGCTAATCCCGATAACAACAGCCTGCTGATTAAAGGATCCGCTGAGCAGCTGAGTAATATTAAGCGGCTGGTGAATTTGCTGGATGTACCAAAACGGCATATAGAAATGTCGGTGTGGATTATCGATCTGCAGAAAGATGAACTGGAGCAGTTGGGCGTGACCTGGCGCGGTACGCTTAATTTAACCGATCAGTTTGGCGCCTCGTTTAATGGGGGTATCTCCAGCACTGTTGATGGAGCCAGCTTTATGACGGCGATTATGGCTCTGTCGCAGCAAAATCGTGCCAATGTGGTTTCACGCCCAATGTTGCTGACGCAGGAGAACGTCCCGGCAATTTTCGACAACAGCCGCACGTTCTATACCAAACTGATTGGCGAACGCAGCACCAGTCTTGAGCATGTGACCTATGGAACATCGCTCAGTGTTTTACCGCGATTTACCGATGCGGAAGAAATAGAAATGATGCTGAACGTTGAAGATGGCAATCAGTATCGTCAGGAAAATGACAAAGAGAGCAGCCTGCCGGAAGTTGGCCGAACCAATATCAGCACGGTGGCCCGCGTGCCGAAAGGCAAAAGCCTGCTGATCGGGGGCTATACCCGCGATGAAAACAGTAATTTACGCCAGGGAATTCCGTGGCTAAGAGATTTGCCGCTGATTGGCGGCCTGTTCAGTTATCGTCAGAGCCGCAATGCCAATATGGTACGCGTCTTTCTGATTCAGCCTAAAGAGATCGATGGCCGTGAATCACGCGACAGTACGCGGCTGGTTGCCGGGCTACGCAATAAGCCTGCTG contains the following coding sequences:
- the sctC gene encoding type III secretion system outer membrane ring subunit SctC, encoding MLLFLAVSFMYCCLAIAVTPVEEKMPAQGYVTAKDGVKQFFDALSARMKTPFIVSNLAAKKRISGNFDFSAPQALLDNITNNMGLVWYYDGNTIYIYDASELKNGVVRLKNSSVAELQKFLLASDLYDDRYPLRTEPGSQTFYLAGPPVYFMLVMQTAAYLDQLAVTDVEATSLSAIPLYNSFVEDRKYKFRDEVITIPGVASVIRALTFNGIATTQVENRPTTELQSGAEEDTEAPALGDEVAEKALQPAVRTAIENEMVVIANPDNNSLLIKGSAEQLSNIKRLVNLLDVPKRHIEMSVWIIDLQKDELEQLGVTWRGTLNLTDQFGASFNGGISSTVDGASFMTAIMALSQQNRANVVSRPMLLTQENVPAIFDNSRTFYTKLIGERSTSLEHVTYGTSLSVLPRFTDAEEIEMMLNVEDGNQYRQENDKESSLPEVGRTNISTVARVPKGKSLLIGGYTRDENSNLRQGIPWLRDLPLIGGLFSYRQSRNANMVRVFLIQPKEIDGRESRDSTRLVAGLRNKPAEAPLFDWMNNFLDAQR